A portion of the Zootoca vivipara chromosome 6, rZooViv1.1, whole genome shotgun sequence genome contains these proteins:
- the LOC118087357 gene encoding vacuolar ATPase assembly integral membrane protein VMA21-like: MEREDKAALEPRKGSSLASTLRTLLFFTTLMILLPIGLYFSSKAYLFEGALGMSSRDGYFYAAVVAVLAVHVVLALFVYVAWNEGSRQWREGKRD, translated from the coding sequence ATGGAGCGCGAGGACAAGGCCGCCCTGGAGCCCAGAAAGGGAAGCTCCTTAGCTTCGACCCTGAGAACGCTCTTGTTCTTCACAACGTTAATGATTCTGCTGCCCATTGGGCTGTATTTCTCCTCGAAGGCCTACCTGTTTGAAGGTGCCTTGGGAATGTCAAGCCGAGACGGCTATTTCTATGCCGCGGTCGTTGCTGTGCTGGCTGTTCACGTCGTGCTGGCGCTCTTCGTCTACGTGGCCTGGAACGAAGGCTCGCGGCAATGGCGGGAAGGGAAGCGGGACTGA